TGCCGTGCTGGACCTTCGGTCTGGGCAAGCCGGACTTCAAGGCATTCGGTCTGGTCGAGGAGGGCGGCGAGAAGCAGCTGGCCTTCCAATTCGAGACCCTGATGCCCACCGCCGAGCTGAAGATCCGCGGCGCGCACAACCAGTCCAACGCCCTGGCGGCCCTGGCCCTGGGGCATGCCGTCGGCCTGCCGTTCGCCGCTATGCTCGACACCCTGCGCCGCTTCGCCGGCCTGCCGCATCGCTGCCAGTGGGTGCGCGAGCTGCGCGGCGTGGGCTACTACGACGATTCCAAGGCCACCAACGTTGGTGCCGCCCTGGCCGCCATCGAGGGCCTGGGTGCCGATATCGCCGGCAAGCTGGTGCTGATCGCCGGTGGCGACGGCAAGGGCGCCGACTTCTCCGCCCTCAAGGCCCCGGTGGCCCGCTTCTGCCGCGCCGTGGTGCTGCTCGGTCGCGATGCCGAGCTGCTCGCCGCCGCCCTGAGTGACGCCGCGCCGCTGCTGCGGGTGAAGACCCTGGACGAGGCCGTGCAGCGCTGTGCCGAGCTGGCCCAGAGCGGCGATGCCGTGCTGCTGTCGCCGGCCTGCGCCAGCCTGGACATGTTCAAGAACTTCGAAGAACGCGGGCGCCTGTTCGCCCAGGCAGCGGAGGCCCTGCAATGAGCCTGCTGGCCCGCCTGTTCGCCGCCCCGTCGCCGCTGCGCACCCGTCGTGGCGTCGACATCGACTTCCCGCTGCTGGCCGGTTGCCTGGCCCTGCTCGGCCTGGGCCTGGTGATGATCACCTCGGCCAGCTCGGAAGTCGCCGCGGCGCTGTCGGGCAACCCGCTGTACCACATGATCCGCCACCTGATTTACCTGGGGCTGGGCATCTCCGCCGCGCTGGTCACCCTGCTGATTCCCATGGCCTTCTGGCAGCGCTACGGCGCCAGCCTGCTGCTGATCGCCTTCGCCCTGCTGGTGCTAGTGCTGATTCCCGGTATCGGCCGCGAGGTCAACGGCGCCAAGCGCTGGATCGGCTTCGGCCTGTTCAACCTGCAGCCGTCCGAGCTGGCCAAGCTGTTCACCGTGGTGTTCCTCGCCGGCTACCTGGTGCGCCGCCAGGAAGAGGTGCGCGAGAAGCTCTCCGGCTTCCTCAAGCCGATGCTGGTGCTCGGCCCGATGGCCGTTCTGCTGCTGGCCGAGCCGGACTTCGGCGCCACCGTGGTGCTGGTCGGCTCCTGCATCGCCATGCTGTTCCTCGGCGGCATCAACCTGCTGCGCTTCATTCCGCTGGCGGCCTGCGTGCTGGTGCTCGGCGCGCTGGTGATGACCAGCCAGGCCTACCGCCTGGAGCGCCTGACCAACTTCGTCGACCCCTGGGCCGACCAGTACGGTGCCGGCTACCAGCTGAGCCAGGCGCTGATCGCCTTCGGCCGCGGTGAGTGGTTCGGCGTCGGCCTGGGCAACAGCATCCAGAAACAGTTCTACCTGCCCGAGGCGCACACCGACTTCGTCTTCGCCGTGCTGGCCGAGGAACTGGGCATGATCGGCGCGCTGATCACCGTCGCGCTGTTCGTCTTCGTCGCCGTGCGCGCCCTGTACATCGGCCTGTGGGCGGAGAAGGCCAAGCAGTTGTTCGCCGCCTACGTGGCCTACGGCATCGCCATCCAGTGGATCGGCCAGGTGCTGATCAACATCGGCGTGAACGTCGGCCTGCTGCCGACCAAGGGCCTGACCCTGCCGTTCCTCAGCTACGGTGGCAGCTCGCTGATCGTCTGCTGCGTCAGCCTGGCCATGCTCCTGCGCATCGAGTGGGAGCGCCGCACTGCGCTGGGCACCGAGGAAATCGAATTCAGCGAGTCGGACTTCTTCGACGCCGAGGAGGTCAAGCATGCGCGGTAACGTCCTGATCATGGCTGGTGGCACCGGTGGCCACGTGTTCCCGGCCCTGGCCTGCGCCCGCGAGTTCAAGGCGCGCGGCTACGCCGTGCACTGGCTGGGCACCCCGCGCGGCATCGAGAACGAGCTGGTGCCGGCGGCCGGGTTGCCGCTTCACCTGATCCAGGTCAGCGGCCTGCGCGGCAAGGGCAAGCTGTCGCTGCTCAAGGCACCGTTCCAGCTGGTGCGCGCCCTGCTGCAGGCGCGCAAGGTGATGCGCGAGCTGCAGCCGGTCTGCGTGCTCGGCATGGGCGGCTATGTCACCGGTCCGGGCGGCCTGGCCGCGCGGCTGAATGGCGCGCCGCTGGTGATTCATGAGCAGAACGCCGTGGCCGGCACCGCCAACCGCAGCCTGGCGCCCTTCGCCCAGCGCGTCTGCGAGGCCTTCCCGAACACCTTCGGCAAGGCCGACAAGCTGCGCACCACCGGCAATCCGGTGCGCGAGGAACTGTTCCTCGAGACCCCGCGCGACGCCCTGGCCGGCCGCAAGCCGCGCCTGCTGGTGCTGGGCGGCAGCCTGGGCGCCGAGCCGTTGAACAAGCTGTTGCCCGCCGCGCTGGCCAAACTGCCGGCCGAGCTGCGCCCGCAGGTGTTCCACCAGGCCGGCAAGCAGCACGACCAGGTCACCGCGGAGCGTTATCGCGAAGCCGCGGTCGAAGCCGAGGTCGCGCCCTTCATCAAGGACATGGCCCGCGCCTACGCCTGGGCCGATCTGGTGATCTGCCGCGCCGGCGCGCTGACCGTCAGCGAGCTGGCCGCCGCCGGCCTGCCGTCGTTCCTGGTGCCGCTGCCGCACGCGATCGACGATCACCAGACCCGCAATGCCGATTATCTGGCGAAGGAGGGCGCCGCCATCCTTCTGCCGCAACATGCCACTGACGCGGACACGCTTGCCGCGCAGTTGACCGAGGTTCTGATGCACCCTGAAAAACTCGAGGCCATGGGCCGCACCGCGCGTAGCCTGGCCAAACCGGACGCCACCCGTACGGTGGTCGATATCTGCCTGGAGGTGGCCCGTGGCTAAGTCTCCCGCCGCTGCCCGTTCGGAAATCCGCCGCATGCGCCGCATCCGCCGCATCCACTTCGTCGGCATCGGCGGCGCCGGCATGTGCGGCATCGCCGAGGTGCTGCTGAACCTGGGCTACGAAGTGTCCGGCTCCGACCTCAAAGCCTCGGCCGTGACCGAGCGCCTGGAAAGCTTCGGCGCCACCGTGTACATCGGCCACCGCGCGGAGAACGCCGAGCAGGCCGATGTGCTGGTGGTATCCAGCGCCATCAACACTGCCAACCCGGAAGTGGCCACCGCCCTGGAACGGCGCATTCCGGTGGTGCCGCGGGCCGAGATGCTCGCCGAGCTGATGCGCTACCGCCACGGCGTGGCCGTGGCCGGCACCCACGGCAAGACCACCACCACCAGCCTGCTGGCCTCGGTATTCGCCGCCGGCGGCCTGGACCCGACCTTCGTCATCGGCGGCCGCCTGAACGCCGCCGGCACCAATGCACAGCTCGGCAGCAGCCGCTACCTGATCGCCGAGGCGGACGAGAGCGACGCCAGCTTCCTGCACCTGCAGCCGATGGTCTCGGTGGTCACCAATATCGACGCCGACCACATGAGCACCTACGGTGGCGATTTCAATGTACTGAAGAAGACCTTCGTCGAGTTCCTCCACAACCTGCCGTTCTACGGTCTGGCCGTGCTCTGCGTGGACGACCCGGTGGTGCGCGAGCTGCTGCCGCAGGTGGCCCGCCCGACCGTGACCTACGGCTTCGCCGAGGACGCCGACGTGCGCGCCATCAACGTGCGTCAGGAAGGCATGCGTACCTTCTTCACCGCCCTGCGTCCCGGCCGCGAGCCGCTGGATGTGTCGGTGAACATGCCGGGCAATCACAACGTATTGAACGCGCTGGCGACCATTGCCATCGCCACCGACGAGGGCATCGAGGATGCCGCCATCATCCAGGGCCTGTCGGGCTTCCAGGGCGTCGGCCGGCGCTTCCAGGTGTATGGCGAGCTGCCGGTCGACGGCGGCAGCGTGATGCTGGTCGACGACTACGGCCACCACCCGCGCGAAGTCGCCGCGGTGATCAAGGCCGTGCGTGGCGGCTGGCCGGAGCGTCGCCTGGTGATCCTGTACCAGCCGCACCGCTACAGCCGTACCCGTGACCTGTACGACGATT
This DNA window, taken from Pseudomonas alcaligenes, encodes the following:
- the murG gene encoding undecaprenyldiphospho-muramoylpentapeptide beta-N-acetylglucosaminyltransferase: MRGNVLIMAGGTGGHVFPALACAREFKARGYAVHWLGTPRGIENELVPAAGLPLHLIQVSGLRGKGKLSLLKAPFQLVRALLQARKVMRELQPVCVLGMGGYVTGPGGLAARLNGAPLVIHEQNAVAGTANRSLAPFAQRVCEAFPNTFGKADKLRTTGNPVREELFLETPRDALAGRKPRLLVLGGSLGAEPLNKLLPAALAKLPAELRPQVFHQAGKQHDQVTAERYREAAVEAEVAPFIKDMARAYAWADLVICRAGALTVSELAAAGLPSFLVPLPHAIDDHQTRNADYLAKEGAAILLPQHATDADTLAAQLTEVLMHPEKLEAMGRTARSLAKPDATRTVVDICLEVARG
- the ftsW gene encoding putative lipid II flippase FtsW, whose translation is MSLLARLFAAPSPLRTRRGVDIDFPLLAGCLALLGLGLVMITSASSEVAAALSGNPLYHMIRHLIYLGLGISAALVTLLIPMAFWQRYGASLLLIAFALLVLVLIPGIGREVNGAKRWIGFGLFNLQPSELAKLFTVVFLAGYLVRRQEEVREKLSGFLKPMLVLGPMAVLLLAEPDFGATVVLVGSCIAMLFLGGINLLRFIPLAACVLVLGALVMTSQAYRLERLTNFVDPWADQYGAGYQLSQALIAFGRGEWFGVGLGNSIQKQFYLPEAHTDFVFAVLAEELGMIGALITVALFVFVAVRALYIGLWAEKAKQLFAAYVAYGIAIQWIGQVLINIGVNVGLLPTKGLTLPFLSYGGSSLIVCCVSLAMLLRIEWERRTALGTEEIEFSESDFFDAEEVKHAR
- the murC gene encoding UDP-N-acetylmuramate--L-alanine ligase, yielding MRRIRRIHFVGIGGAGMCGIAEVLLNLGYEVSGSDLKASAVTERLESFGATVYIGHRAENAEQADVLVVSSAINTANPEVATALERRIPVVPRAEMLAELMRYRHGVAVAGTHGKTTTTSLLASVFAAGGLDPTFVIGGRLNAAGTNAQLGSSRYLIAEADESDASFLHLQPMVSVVTNIDADHMSTYGGDFNVLKKTFVEFLHNLPFYGLAVLCVDDPVVRELLPQVARPTVTYGFAEDADVRAINVRQEGMRTFFTALRPGREPLDVSVNMPGNHNVLNALATIAIATDEGIEDAAIIQGLSGFQGVGRRFQVYGELPVDGGSVMLVDDYGHHPREVAAVIKAVRGGWPERRLVILYQPHRYSRTRDLYDDFVQVLGEVNVLLLMEVYPAGEEPIPGADSRHLCHSIRQRGQLDPIYVERGADLAPIIKPLLRAGDILLCQGAGDIGGVAPQLIKHPLFAVQGESK